One Roseofilum casamattae BLCC-M143 genomic region harbors:
- a CDS encoding pyridoxine 5'-phosphate synthase has translation MPTLGVNIDHIATIRQARRTVEPDPVAAAVLAELAGADGITVHLREDRRHIQDRDVRILRQSVRTHLNLEMAATEEMVQIALDIKPDYITLVPERREEVTTEGGLDIIAGGDRLADTVQTLQNAGIPVSLFIDPNPEQIKASAKAGAKFIELHTGTYAEAEGETEQAKQLALLARGCEQARDLGLRVNAGHGLTYWNVYPVAAIAGMEELNIGHTIISRAALVGMERAVREMKHAIAGTIP, from the coding sequence TTGCCAACTCTAGGGGTTAACATCGACCACATCGCCACCATCCGACAAGCGCGTCGAACGGTAGAACCCGATCCGGTGGCGGCAGCCGTTCTGGCCGAACTGGCCGGTGCTGATGGTATCACCGTGCATTTGCGCGAGGATCGCCGCCATATTCAAGATAGAGACGTGCGTATTTTGCGTCAGAGCGTTCGGACTCATTTGAATCTGGAAATGGCAGCGACAGAGGAAATGGTGCAGATCGCCCTGGACATTAAACCGGACTACATTACTCTGGTTCCGGAACGCCGGGAAGAGGTGACCACCGAAGGCGGACTCGATATTATTGCCGGAGGCGATCGCCTGGCCGATACCGTACAAACCTTGCAAAATGCCGGTATTCCCGTTAGTTTATTTATCGATCCGAATCCGGAACAGATTAAGGCTTCGGCGAAAGCTGGCGCAAAATTTATCGAACTGCATACCGGAACCTACGCAGAAGCCGAAGGCGAAACCGAACAAGCTAAGCAACTCGCGCTCCTCGCTCGAGGTTGCGAACAAGCCCGCGATCTGGGATTGCGCGTCAATGCCGGTCATGGGTTAACCTATTGGAACGTCTATCCCGTTGCCGCGATCGCTGGCATGGAAGAGTTAAATATCGGCCATACCATTATCTCTCGCGCCGCTCTCGTCGGTATGGAGAGAGCCGTACGAGAGATGAAACATGCAATTGCTGGAACTATTCCCTAA
- a CDS encoding CP12 domain-containing protein — protein MLKASDIMTEEVATIAGSATVADAVKVMREKKIRSLIVRRRTEQDSYGILTETDIVYKVIAYGTDPTKVRVYEIMSKPCIAIDPDLGVEYVARLFANTKLHRAPVIRGDVLGIISISDILHRGDSIENPKAISLQQEIEKSIADAREICQEKGATSRECAVAWDIVEELEAEAAHQQVRKVDKTSFEEYCEENPSALEARMYDS, from the coding sequence ATGTTAAAAGCCTCAGACATCATGACGGAAGAGGTCGCAACGATCGCCGGATCGGCCACTGTAGCAGATGCTGTCAAAGTGATGCGAGAGAAAAAAATTCGCTCTCTAATTGTCAGACGGCGCACGGAGCAAGATAGCTATGGCATTCTCACCGAGACGGATATCGTCTACAAAGTGATTGCCTATGGCACCGACCCAACAAAGGTGCGCGTTTATGAAATTATGTCCAAACCCTGTATTGCGATCGATCCGGACTTGGGTGTAGAGTATGTCGCTCGTCTGTTTGCCAATACTAAGTTACATCGCGCTCCGGTCATTCGGGGTGATGTTTTAGGGATTATTTCGATTAGCGATATTCTGCATCGGGGAGACTCGATTGAAAATCCAAAAGCTATCAGTCTGCAACAAGAAATCGAGAAAAGTATTGCCGATGCACGAGAGATTTGTCAGGAGAAAGGAGCAACATCTCGCGAATGTGCAGTCGCTTGGGATATTGTCGAAGAATTAGAAGCTGAGGCGGCTCACCAGCAAGTGCGAAAAGTGGACAAAACTTCTTTTGAGGAGTATTGCGAAGAAAATCCCTCTGCTCTAGAAGCACGGATGTACGATAGCTAA
- the murA gene encoding UDP-N-acetylglucosamine 1-carboxyvinyltransferase has product MKPLATEATEGQSILRIEGRAKLSGTVPISGAKNAALAIMAGVVLCSETCCLRNVPNLVDITRMGEILQSLGIKLQRHGQTLDFDATDISQGQAPYEVVRRLRASFFVLGPLLARLGTAQIPLPGGCAIGARPVELHVRGLQAMGARVHIEHGVVNAYAPNGKLKGAKIYLDYPSVGATETLMMAATLAEGETCIENAAREPEVVDLANFCRSMGARIKGAGTTTIWIEGVNKLHATDYEIIPDRIEAGTFMVAAAITQSELLLDSVIPSHLTPAIAKLEETGAKVILEGDRQLRIIPAERILPADIETLPHPGFPTDMQAQFMALLTLADGDSMVTETVFENRLRHAEELKRMGANIRVKGNIAIVKGVPLISGAPVLATDLRASAALVLAGLAAQGTTIVQDLRHLDRGYEQLEVKLQKLGAKLTRDVATA; this is encoded by the coding sequence ATGAAGCCTCTGGCAACTGAAGCAACTGAAGGCCAGTCCATTTTGCGCATCGAAGGCCGGGCGAAATTAAGTGGAACCGTTCCCATCAGCGGAGCAAAAAATGCGGCTCTAGCCATTATGGCCGGAGTCGTGCTCTGCTCTGAAACCTGCTGCCTGCGTAATGTTCCCAACTTAGTGGACATCACTCGCATGGGAGAAATCCTCCAATCCTTGGGAATTAAGTTGCAACGTCACGGACAGACCCTCGATTTCGACGCAACGGATATCAGCCAAGGTCAAGCTCCTTATGAGGTCGTCCGGCGACTGCGAGCCAGTTTCTTCGTTCTCGGCCCTCTCCTCGCTCGGTTGGGTACCGCCCAAATTCCGTTACCCGGTGGTTGTGCTATTGGCGCTCGTCCCGTGGAGTTGCACGTTCGCGGACTGCAAGCCATGGGGGCCCGCGTTCATATCGAGCATGGTGTGGTAAATGCTTATGCTCCGAATGGGAAACTCAAAGGCGCCAAAATTTACCTGGATTATCCCAGCGTAGGCGCTACCGAAACTCTAATGATGGCTGCAACCCTTGCTGAAGGCGAAACCTGCATTGAAAATGCAGCCCGAGAACCCGAGGTGGTCGATTTAGCTAACTTCTGTCGTTCCATGGGCGCTCGGATTAAAGGAGCTGGAACCACAACCATTTGGATCGAAGGGGTCAACAAGCTCCATGCCACCGATTACGAAATTATTCCCGATCGCATTGAAGCGGGAACCTTTATGGTGGCTGCTGCCATTACCCAATCCGAATTGCTCCTGGATTCGGTCATTCCCAGTCACTTAACTCCAGCGATCGCGAAACTGGAGGAAACTGGAGCCAAAGTTATTCTGGAAGGCGATCGCCAACTGCGTATTATCCCTGCCGAACGGATCTTACCCGCAGACATCGAAACCCTGCCGCATCCCGGATTTCCCACGGATATGCAAGCCCAGTTTATGGCCTTGCTGACTCTTGCCGATGGCGACAGTATGGTGACGGAAACCGTCTTTGAAAATCGCTTGCGCCATGCGGAGGAACTGAAACGGATGGGAGCCAATATCCGCGTCAAAGGCAATATTGCGATCGTCAAAGGAGTTCCGCTAATTTCCGGAGCGCCCGTACTGGCTACGGATCTGAGAGCCTCAGCCGCCTTAGTTTTAGCCGGACTAGCAGCCCAAGGAACAACCATCGTCCAAGACTTGCGACACCTCGATCGCGGCTACGAACAATTAGAAGTGAAGTTGCAGAAGCTGGGTGCTAAACTCACCCGAGACGTTGCGACTGCATAG
- a CDS encoding DedA family protein encodes MSLELFSVETIESLASQYGYWTIFCGIMLENTGLPLPGETITLVGGFLAGSGKMIYWKVLGSAIAGATIGDSCGYWLGRAGGWPLLLRASQWFRLQEEQLENAKEQFQQNAARAVFFGRFIALLRIFAGPIAGIVEMPYLKFLLCNIAGATLWGTTMVSLSFFLGRIVSLEQLIAWVGQFAIALLLLLILWIAVPLWLESRSRTGK; translated from the coding sequence ATGTCCTTAGAATTATTCTCTGTTGAAACCATCGAATCCCTTGCCAGCCAATACGGATATTGGACGATTTTCTGTGGAATTATGCTAGAAAACACGGGATTGCCTCTCCCTGGAGAAACCATCACCTTAGTTGGTGGATTTTTAGCAGGTAGCGGTAAAATGATTTACTGGAAAGTTCTCGGTAGCGCGATCGCCGGAGCGACGATCGGCGATAGTTGCGGCTACTGGCTCGGCAGAGCTGGAGGATGGCCGCTCTTGCTGCGAGCGAGCCAATGGTTTCGCCTCCAAGAAGAACAATTAGAGAATGCGAAAGAACAATTTCAGCAAAATGCCGCTCGTGCCGTCTTTTTCGGCCGCTTTATTGCTTTGCTGCGTATTTTTGCCGGTCCAATTGCCGGCATCGTCGAAATGCCCTATTTAAAATTTCTCTTGTGCAATATAGCTGGAGCGACACTCTGGGGAACGACCATGGTCAGCCTCTCCTTCTTCCTCGGCCGCATTGTTTCCTTAGAGCAACTGATTGCTTGGGTGGGACAGTTTGCGATCGCCCTATTACTCCTTCTCATCTTATGGATTGCCGTTCCTTTGTGGCTAGAGTCGCGATCGAGGACTGGTAAATAA
- a CDS encoding STAS domain-containing protein — translation MKTTVIGQCTVLHAQGRFDGPRGAAIARRIGDIAPRTAVLCLDFSDVDFIDSAGLGKLVSAVKVSRQNACRLILCHLSAQIQLILEIAQLERVFEIYDTYEEVQEAINPENESHLSVA, via the coding sequence ATGAAAACTACAGTAATCGGTCAATGTACAGTTCTTCATGCTCAAGGACGTTTTGATGGCCCGAGAGGGGCAGCGATCGCTAGGCGAATTGGCGATATCGCTCCGAGAACTGCCGTACTCTGCCTCGATTTTTCTGATGTTGACTTTATTGATAGTGCTGGTTTGGGTAAACTAGTGAGTGCGGTGAAAGTCTCTCGCCAGAATGCTTGCCGGCTGATCCTCTGCCATCTATCCGCACAAATTCAACTGATTTTGGAGATTGCTCAATTAGAGCGCGTCTTCGAGATCTATGATACTTACGAGGAGGTTCAAGAGGCAATCAATCCCGAGAATGAGTCGCACTTAAGCGTTGCTTAA
- a CDS encoding Npun_F5560 family protein, with translation MTQSSDAETLQQVQAENTRLQEELTLRDQLVQQLSQELFRLVKGNVSFVPTEPASENQEEQLRSLQEQLQNVEEQVKFYQEQIETRDREIYQLRQSVQELSDRSGMLEQVVQELPHLYRQKFAERMAPVREKVALLQRENRQLHAELQSVSYRLAMRTRSPSRIDLPDFPITSS, from the coding sequence GTGACTCAATCTTCGGATGCAGAAACTCTGCAGCAGGTTCAAGCAGAGAATACGCGCTTGCAAGAAGAGTTAACTTTGCGAGACCAACTGGTGCAGCAACTGTCTCAGGAGCTATTCCGGTTGGTGAAAGGGAATGTATCGTTTGTGCCGACGGAGCCTGCATCGGAGAACCAAGAGGAGCAATTGCGATCGCTGCAAGAGCAACTCCAAAATGTGGAAGAGCAGGTAAAATTCTATCAAGAGCAAATCGAGACCCGAGATAGGGAAATTTATCAACTGCGTCAATCCGTGCAAGAATTAAGCGATCGCTCCGGAATGCTCGAACAAGTCGTACAAGAGCTTCCCCATCTGTATCGGCAGAAATTTGCCGAACGCATGGCTCCGGTGCGCGAAAAAGTAGCGCTCTTGCAGCGAGAGAACCGCCAACTACACGCCGAACTGCAAAGCGTCAGCTATCGCCTGGCCATGAGAACTCGCAGTCCGTCTCGCATCGATTTACCTGATTTTCCGATAACCTCTTCCTAA
- the ureE gene encoding urease accessory protein UreE — MEQSPVTLTQRGLHEGDRAVRFSLPLTAWERGRSRYQTQTQDGQNIHLRLPRGTVLQPGEVLYSEAGDIAVKIVAQPERVLEVTAESDLALLRAAYHLGNRHVAVELTSDYLRLEVDPVLQKMLEQLGLHVVEKVAPFQPETGAYHHGDR; from the coding sequence GTGGAACAATCACCAGTTACCTTAACCCAACGAGGTCTCCATGAAGGCGATCGTGCCGTTCGGTTCAGCTTACCTCTAACAGCGTGGGAGCGCGGACGCAGTCGCTACCAAACCCAAACCCAAGACGGACAAAACATCCATCTGCGCTTGCCTCGAGGTACTGTATTGCAGCCAGGAGAAGTTCTCTACAGCGAGGCTGGAGATATTGCGGTGAAGATTGTAGCGCAACCGGAACGGGTGTTAGAAGTCACCGCCGAGAGCGATCTGGCTCTGTTGCGCGCCGCCTATCATTTAGGTAACCGTCATGTTGCCGTCGAACTCACCTCAGACTACCTGCGCTTGGAAGTCGATCCGGTGTTGCAGAAGATGCTCGAGCAGTTAGGATTGCATGTAGTGGAAAAAGTCGCTCCCTTCCAACCGGAAACTGGAGCCTATCACCACGGCGATCGCTAA
- a CDS encoding tetratricopeptide repeat protein, with product MHKPTLFLAALLVWGSSPAIASSPLQASELIAQRSTIDAQLDALIEQGNTFVDAQDYPRAILVYQQALQLDPQNPRLYSGIGYLEALQGNYTASAEAYRQAVIHDRQNPDFFYGLGHSLAKIGDYAAAQFAYQQAITLDPKNLDARLGLGVMQWRQDDFAGAMRTYQEVLRSDPRNSQAHELIGAMLLKQQQFDSAIQYLQQAEQLNPRSASTQIKLASAWLSRGNTEQARVALEKAAQLDSRNPIIYMTIGKIQESANNFPAAYQAYQRAISLDRTLIDAHRAMGDILMKQNDVLLAIPTYRQVVQLAPQDPEAYYKLAVALSARDRNQEALSVLERALLLYQQAGDREGADKTNALIEKLK from the coding sequence ATGCACAAACCCACATTATTCCTAGCCGCATTACTCGTCTGGGGCAGCTCTCCGGCGATCGCATCCTCTCCCCTCCAAGCCTCCGAACTCATTGCCCAACGCTCGACCATCGACGCTCAACTCGATGCCCTCATCGAACAAGGTAACACCTTTGTCGATGCCCAAGACTATCCCCGAGCTATCCTCGTCTACCAACAAGCGCTGCAACTCGATCCGCAAAATCCCCGGCTCTATTCTGGCATCGGCTATCTCGAAGCTCTCCAAGGCAACTATACCGCCTCCGCCGAAGCCTATCGCCAAGCCGTTATCCACGATCGCCAAAACCCAGACTTTTTCTACGGTCTCGGTCATAGTTTAGCTAAAATTGGCGATTATGCCGCCGCTCAGTTTGCCTATCAGCAAGCCATTACCCTAGATCCGAAAAATCTCGATGCTCGTCTCGGGTTAGGCGTCATGCAATGGCGACAAGATGACTTTGCCGGAGCCATGCGCACCTATCAGGAGGTACTGCGCAGCGATCCTCGAAATAGCCAAGCTCACGAACTCATCGGTGCCATGCTCCTCAAGCAACAACAGTTCGATAGCGCCATTCAATACTTGCAACAAGCAGAACAACTGAACCCGCGCTCTGCCAGCACTCAAATCAAATTAGCGAGTGCTTGGCTCTCTCGCGGCAATACAGAACAGGCACGAGTTGCTCTGGAAAAAGCCGCTCAACTCGACTCGCGCAACCCTATTATTTATATGACCATTGGTAAAATCCAAGAAAGCGCGAATAACTTTCCCGCAGCCTATCAAGCCTATCAGCGAGCAATCTCCCTCGATCGCACTTTAATCGATGCTCATCGCGCCATGGGAGATATTCTGATGAAACAAAATGATGTCCTTCTCGCCATCCCCACCTATCGCCAAGTCGTGCAACTGGCGCCCCAAGACCCAGAAGCATACTATAAATTAGCTGTTGCTCTGAGCGCTCGCGATCGCAACCAAGAAGCTCTTTCGGTTCTGGAACGAGCGCTACTATTGTACCAACAAGCGGGCGATCGCGAAGGCGCCGACAAAACGAACGCCTTAATCGAAAAACTCAAATAA
- the alaS gene encoding alanine--tRNA ligase → MSPSGKSLSGSEIRQTFLDFYQQRSHAILPSASLIPEDPTVLLTIAGMLPFKPIFLGQRAAEVPRATTSQKCIRTNDIENVGRTARHHTFFEMLGNFSFGDYFKERAIAYAWELSTKVFQLPPERLVVSVFREDDEAFAIWRDQIGIPAYRIQRMGEEDNFWKSGATGPCGPCSEIYYDFHPELGDETLDLEDDSRFIEFYNLVFMQYNRDADGNLTPLEKQNIDTGMGLERMAQILQEVPNNYETDLIFPIIQAAADCAGIDYHESDEKTKVSLKVVGDHVRAVVHLIADGVSASNVGRGYILRRLIRRVVRHGRLLGINEPFTDKIAEVAIAVSESAYPNVRERESTIKAQLQDEEARFLKTLARGEKLLQETIDKVREEGKTEIAGKDAFKLYDTYGFPLELTMEIAEEEGLTVDESGFDTAMQEQMAMSKGAHETIDLTAQGALDKLAETVDSTEFTGYTERSGLAKVIALLVDGQSVDFVEAGTEVRIILDRTPFYAESGGQVGDRGYLSGNNLLIRIDDVQKESDFFVHFGRVERGNINLGDEVNAQIDRACRLRAQANHTATHLLQAALKDIVDPDIGQAGSLVNFDRLRFDFNCPRALTPQELEEIEERVNTWIAESHGAQINVMALTEAKDKGATAMFGEKYGDTVRVVDYPGVSMELCGGTHVQNTAEIGLFKIISETGISSGVRRIEAIAGAAVLEYLKVRDTVVRELGERFKTKPEEIVDRVVSLQDELKSTQKELDRLSSELAIVKSDRLLSQAEPVGNMKVLVAQLDADPNALKTAAERLVQKLGDGAVVLGSAPAADKVSLVAAFSKSVNQQGLQAGKFIGKIAKICGGGGGGRPNLAQAGGRDPSKLPEALATAKTELISALG, encoded by the coding sequence ATGTCCCCATCTGGCAAATCTCTCAGCGGTTCTGAAATTCGCCAAACATTTCTGGACTTTTACCAGCAGCGCTCTCATGCCATTTTACCCAGCGCCTCCCTTATTCCGGAAGACCCTACGGTATTGCTGACGATCGCCGGAATGCTACCGTTTAAACCGATATTTCTCGGCCAGCGCGCGGCCGAAGTTCCTCGCGCCACGACTTCCCAAAAATGTATCCGCACCAACGATATCGAGAATGTGGGACGGACGGCGCGCCACCATACGTTTTTCGAGATGTTGGGTAACTTTAGCTTTGGGGACTATTTTAAAGAACGGGCGATCGCATACGCATGGGAACTCTCCACGAAAGTTTTTCAATTGCCTCCGGAGCGCCTGGTGGTCAGTGTTTTTCGTGAAGATGATGAAGCATTTGCTATCTGGCGCGACCAAATTGGTATTCCTGCCTATCGCATTCAACGGATGGGAGAAGAAGATAATTTCTGGAAATCCGGTGCTACCGGCCCCTGCGGTCCCTGTTCGGAAATTTACTACGACTTCCACCCCGAACTTGGAGATGAGACTCTCGACTTGGAAGACGACAGCCGGTTTATCGAGTTCTACAACCTGGTATTCATGCAATATAATCGGGATGCCGACGGCAATCTGACTCCTCTGGAAAAACAGAATATCGACACGGGAATGGGATTAGAGCGCATGGCGCAAATCCTACAAGAAGTCCCCAATAACTACGAAACCGATCTGATTTTCCCGATTATTCAAGCGGCGGCTGACTGTGCGGGAATTGACTATCATGAAAGTGACGAAAAGACGAAAGTTTCCCTGAAAGTAGTGGGCGACCACGTGCGCGCTGTGGTTCATTTAATTGCCGATGGCGTCAGTGCCTCTAATGTGGGACGCGGGTATATTTTGCGTCGCTTGATTCGTCGGGTGGTGCGCCACGGCCGGTTATTGGGAATTAACGAACCGTTTACCGATAAAATTGCGGAAGTTGCGATCGCAGTTTCCGAGTCAGCTTACCCTAATGTTCGGGAGCGGGAAAGTACGATTAAGGCACAACTGCAAGACGAAGAAGCGCGCTTCTTGAAAACATTAGCGCGCGGCGAAAAGTTATTGCAAGAAACCATAGATAAAGTTCGCGAGGAAGGGAAAACTGAGATTGCGGGTAAAGATGCCTTCAAGCTCTACGATACCTACGGGTTTCCTTTAGAGTTAACTATGGAAATTGCCGAAGAGGAAGGTCTCACCGTTGATGAGAGCGGGTTTGACACAGCTATGCAAGAACAGATGGCCATGTCGAAAGGCGCTCATGAAACTATCGACCTCACGGCCCAGGGAGCGCTGGATAAGCTGGCTGAAACCGTTGATTCTACTGAGTTTACCGGCTATACGGAGCGTTCTGGTCTAGCAAAGGTTATCGCACTCTTGGTAGACGGTCAATCCGTTGACTTTGTCGAAGCAGGCACAGAAGTGCGCATTATCCTCGATCGCACTCCATTTTATGCCGAATCTGGCGGACAAGTTGGCGATCGCGGCTACTTATCTGGAAATAACTTATTAATTCGCATTGACGACGTGCAAAAAGAGTCGGACTTTTTCGTTCATTTCGGTCGCGTCGAACGGGGAAATATTAACCTCGGCGATGAAGTGAACGCGCAAATCGATCGCGCTTGTCGCCTGCGCGCCCAAGCCAATCATACCGCAACTCACCTATTACAAGCCGCCTTAAAAGATATCGTCGATCCCGATATCGGACAAGCCGGTTCTCTGGTCAACTTCGATCGCCTGCGCTTTGATTTTAACTGTCCTCGCGCGCTAACTCCTCAAGAGTTAGAAGAAATCGAAGAACGGGTAAATACTTGGATCGCGGAATCTCATGGCGCGCAGATTAATGTGATGGCGTTAACAGAAGCCAAAGATAAAGGCGCGACAGCGATGTTTGGCGAGAAATATGGCGACACCGTACGCGTGGTAGACTATCCCGGCGTTTCCATGGAACTCTGTGGCGGAACCCACGTGCAGAATACGGCAGAAATTGGCTTATTTAAAATAATCTCGGAAACTGGAATATCTTCTGGCGTGCGTCGCATTGAAGCCATTGCAGGTGCTGCTGTTTTAGAATATCTGAAAGTTCGCGATACGGTAGTGCGAGAACTGGGAGAGCGGTTCAAAACCAAACCGGAAGAAATTGTCGATCGCGTAGTTAGTTTGCAAGACGAACTAAAGTCAACGCAAAAAGAATTAGATCGGCTTTCCTCAGAATTGGCGATCGTCAAATCCGACCGACTTTTATCGCAAGCCGAACCCGTAGGTAATATGAAAGTATTGGTCGCGCAATTAGATGCCGATCCTAATGCTCTGAAAACAGCAGCCGAGCGACTCGTACAAAAGTTAGGTGACGGCGCCGTGGTTCTCGGTTCGGCTCCCGCAGCGGATAAAGTCAGTTTAGTGGCTGCCTTTAGTAAATCAGTCAATCAACAAGGTTTACAAGCCGGTAAATTTATCGGTAAAATCGCCAAAATTTGCGGCGGTGGCGGCGGCGGACGACCGAATTTAGCCCAAGCTGGCGGTCGCGATCCGAGTAAATTACCCGAAGCTTTAGCAACAGCGAAAACTGAATTAATTTCAGCTTTGGGTTAA
- a CDS encoding VOC family protein: MRIDHINIVVSNLEPAIAFFQALGFQAKPPAHLQGDWVSKVVGLADVEARYTVLSLPGGQTNIELIEYFNPKPTPKTEKDRSNQFGYRHIALAVDDIEAKVEQLKSMGCELMSEIQVYPANGKKLIYFYGFDGILIELAEYPQL, from the coding sequence ATGAGAATCGATCATATCAACATTGTTGTCAGTAACTTAGAACCGGCGATCGCCTTTTTTCAAGCCTTGGGATTCCAAGCCAAACCTCCCGCTCATTTACAAGGAGATTGGGTTTCTAAAGTAGTGGGATTAGCAGATGTAGAAGCTCGATATACCGTATTGTCTCTACCTGGGGGACAGACCAATATAGAATTGATTGAATATTTCAATCCTAAACCAACTCCCAAAACTGAAAAAGATCGATCCAATCAATTTGGATATCGCCATATTGCTTTAGCGGTTGATGATATTGAAGCGAAAGTAGAACAGCTTAAAAGTATGGGGTGCGAACTCATGAGTGAAATCCAAGTTTATCCTGCTAATGGGAAGAAGTTAATCTATTTTTATGGATTTGATGGTATTTTAATTGAGTTAGCTGAATATCCTCAACTTTGA
- a CDS encoding putative toxin-antitoxin system toxin component, PIN family, with product MSYIVVFDTNILISAVLSTTSYPFQCLALARKGQIESVTCPEIVEEFREKLLLKFKFLEEKANIAVDEVISFSSLVSISGNLKTVPADPDDDMVVECAVISKANYIVTGDKHLLTLKQYNNISILKAAEFIQLFASS from the coding sequence ATGTCATATATTGTGGTTTTCGATACCAATATTTTAATCTCTGCCGTTCTCTCAACAACCAGTTATCCTTTTCAATGTCTAGCTCTAGCCCGAAAAGGTCAAATTGAATCTGTAACTTGCCCAGAAATTGTAGAAGAATTCAGGGAAAAATTGCTATTGAAATTTAAATTCTTGGAAGAAAAAGCAAACATCGCAGTAGATGAAGTTATATCTTTTTCAAGTTTAGTAAGCATTTCTGGAAACCTTAAAACCGTACCAGCAGACCCAGATGATGATATGGTTGTAGAGTGTGCTGTTATTAGTAAGGCCAACTATATTGTCACAGGAGATAAGCATCTCTTAACATTGAAGCAATATAACAATATTTCTATCTTGAAAGCAGCAGAGTTTATACAGCTTTTTGCCTCTAGCTAA
- a CDS encoding DUF924 family protein — protein sequence MKNQYLEIIEFWFAEIDPKQWWIKDEQFDRCVAERFAEVHGAATRGELFAWRSEPLGRLAEIILLDQFSRNIYRDRPLAFAYDGIALVLAQEAVAVGCDRHLSTPQKQVLYLPFMHSESLLIHDIAVDLYRQLGLEQALEFEYAHKKIIEQFGRYPHRNQILGRVSTAEEIEFLTQPRSSF from the coding sequence TTGAAGAATCAGTATCTAGAAATTATCGAATTTTGGTTTGCGGAAATCGACCCAAAACAGTGGTGGATAAAAGACGAACAATTCGATCGATGTGTTGCAGAGAGATTTGCCGAGGTTCATGGTGCGGCAACGCGAGGGGAGCTGTTTGCTTGGCGAAGCGAACCCTTGGGACGACTGGCGGAGATTATTTTACTCGATCAATTTTCGCGAAATATTTATCGCGATCGCCCCCTCGCCTTTGCTTATGATGGAATTGCCTTAGTTTTAGCGCAAGAAGCTGTTGCTGTGGGGTGCGATCGTCATCTGAGCACCCCACAAAAACAAGTTCTCTATCTTCCGTTTATGCATAGCGAATCTCTGCTTATCCATGACATCGCGGTAGACTTGTATCGTCAACTGGGCTTAGAACAAGCCCTAGAGTTTGAATACGCGCACAAAAAAATTATCGAACAATTTGGTCGCTATCCCCATCGAAACCAAATTTTAGGTCGAGTTTCCACCGCAGAAGAAATAGAATTTTTAACACAACCGCGATCGTCCTTTTAG
- the petG gene encoding cytochrome b6-f complex subunit V, with product MIEPLVSGIVLGLIPITLAGLFVAAYLQYKRGNQLGG from the coding sequence ATGATCGAACCTCTAGTTTCCGGTATTGTACTCGGCTTAATTCCCATTACCTTAGCTGGTTTGTTTGTTGCGGCTTATCTGCAATACAAACGCGGCAATCAACTCGGCGGTTAG